Proteins encoded together in one Microcaecilia unicolor chromosome 3, aMicUni1.1, whole genome shotgun sequence window:
- the ZNF784 gene encoding zinc finger protein 784, producing MDFDSQEQESQGVGVGLDYRLAVGKSTVLDPESSKVEPDSDMTAKVTSDSMTRMNVVEVSEKPNGIPAQARYTTFCGVSQNWGAKKSGLEHIGVLSCPASGTRKRPAKSPDTPAQRGKVDFSKYDQDRHVTKGPVFGRTQNVEVTRWPGQIRTPTCRYLPQKTNSRALPSSVVLGLEAKAGAINDPPPISRHPALLKTFNGYSAASQSGLFVEGGGQQSGSKNPAISLGSTFHRAESKLAVQNAKKIWVSAGEAYQSFQVNRQTFLLRKDGMVHSTHGDSSEMSQENKSSGSQGTTKRGSTGNLSFIGQKTGGMQSTKLYREKSQRDSGDQGDIIVVENSRPTAETPIIPECGEQSGKFLLIDSKGLPYTVFVRQSKPLDRKAVESGTEVGSHLMETRVAPRKLYSCPVCSRVFAYLSYLQRHSITHSEQKPHVCQACGKAFKRTSHLERHKYTHAGSKPHRCPICQRSFRDAGELAHHQRVHTGERPYQCAVCHMRFGERNTLQRHVRRKHLDAPVSPTEESASLHPEDLEPLPSTLLKVSLLLWESPGQRGVGSTEIPPQEQRGGGPSSPPPAHCKLGRLGQVKEGETDVVLEVVFSSSELLGQSWVDRTPSVSDHSMQDKDSYKGKDARVQMYSRGPEDSAELYTSQEDTAGPPDSGQLHANGQETEEVIEIQVVKVKGELAEAGDWPVSPISASGSGEFRCAFCLAAFRYVSELMFHEQAHIAQSRLRCQVCGRKFQCTSNLKDHYNVHTRERPYRCRHCTSAFTQASSLATHLRTHTGQRPYRCGACGKVFKDASSFVEHRKLHSQEEIKTRKISKEACPAEKPHICSFCRKGFKRSSDLRDHERIHTGERPYRCSTCGKSFTQSSVLTGHVRIHTGEKPFHCDTCGKTFNNCSNFKKHQRIHLFQKVLLNQKIKEETEVEVPQQKQPLRSKNYGSHLVDAAFSSLKRQAPSPSGTLLNGGDGTGLKTLSTPGHRDIASCDVVSVPHNGVFPKWLARDKRHYQGRRPAWRSWDTPFYNGTGYLEVKEDLQCGNSVEDWTYASMDILGHLGQQPKRQENGSGPYPPVQRGLVEQSYSHEDTNWPTANKSFQYTSVQREQAKCWVQVKEKMMSHVQDTSIRETSSCQNIKRVLYRLPGNPTIGGKEGSINTLEQSCSSQENLVDAKKTYAISRNVPEARSVTQKTLECSEASKITRKLKDLFIPQPSCTEGKPYICFVCSKRFKRASDLKEHLRVHTGERPFHCGVCGKNFTQSSALSTHQRIHTGEKPFQCDVCHKRFNDSSNFSKHKRVHSGERPHHCVFCGKMFQEKHQLKQHLRSIHESVG from the exons ATGGATTTTGACAGCCAGGAACAGGAGAGCCAAGGCGTGGGGGTTGGATTGGATTACAGACTTGCAGTTGGTAAGAGCACAGTGCTTGACCCAGAGAGCTCAAAAGTGGAGCCAGACAGCGACATGACAGCAAAGGTGACTTCAGATTCTATGACCCGTATGAATGTGGTGGAGGTCTCTGAGAAACCAAATGGCATACCGGCGCAAGCCAGATACACGACATTCTGTGGGGTTAGCCAAAACTGGGGTGCAAAGAAGTCAGGATTAGAACACATTGGTGTCCTGTCCTGCCCTGCTAGTGGTACAAGAAAACGGCCTGCAAAAAGCCCTGATACCCCAGCACAAAGAGGAAAGGTGGACTTTTCTAAATATGACCAGGATAGACATGTTACCAAAGGACCAGTTTTTGGAAGGACTCAAAACGTGGAAGTGACACGCTGGCCAGGTCAGATCAGAACCCCAACATGCCGATATCTGCCCCAAAAAACAAATTCACGTGCCCTGCCATCTTCTGTTGTGCTGGGGTTAGAAGCCAAAGCTGGTGCTATCAATGATCCACCTCCTATCTCCCGACATCCTGCCCTGCTGAAAACCTTTAATGGCTATTCTGCTGCGAGCCAGTCAGGTCTCTTTGTAGAAGGTGGTGGCCAACAAAGTGGGTCAAAAAATCCTGCTATCTCTTTAGGAAGCACCTTTCATCGCGCTGAGAGCAAACTGGCAGTCCAAAATGCCAAAAAAATATGGGTTTCTGCAGGTGAGGCCTACCAGAGTTTCCAAGTTAATAGGCAGACCTTTCTGTTGAGAAAGGACGGCATGGTCCATTCAACTCATGGGGACTCCTCTGAAATGTCACAGGAGAACAAATCGTCCGGGAGCCAGGGCACAACTAAAAGGGGGAGCACTGGTAACCTAAGTTTTATTGGTCAAAAGACAGGGGGAATGCAGTCCACCAAACTCTACAGAGAAAAATCTCAACGGGACAGCGGAGACCAGGGAGATATAATTGTAGTAGAAAATTCAAGACCCACTGCTGAGACCCCAATAATTCCTGAATGTGGGGAACAATCTGGGAAGTTCTTACTCATTGACAGCAAGGGGCTGCCCTATACTGTGTTTGTACGCCAGTCAAAGCCTTtggacaggaaggcagtagaatcAGGGACAGAGGTGGGCAGCCACTTGATGGAAACACGGGTAGCACCCAGGAAGTTGTACAGTTGCCCTGTGTGCTCCCGCGTTTTTGCATACCTATCCTATTTGCAACGGCATAGCATCACTCACTCGGAGCAGAAGCCACACGTCTGCCAGGCATGTGGCAAGGCCTTCAAGCGCACTTCTCACCTGGAACGCCACAAGTACACCCATGCAGGCAGCAAGCCCCACCGCTGCCCCATCTGCCAGCGTAGCTTCCGTGATGCAGGAGAGCTAGCCCATCACCAGCGAGTGCACACGGGGGAGCGGCCCTACCAGTGTGCTGTCTGCCACATGCGTTTTGGCGAACGCAACACACTCCAACGTCATGTCCGTCGTAAGCACCTTGACGCACCGGTTTCCCCAACAGAGGAGAGTGCGTCTCTTCATCCCGAAGACCTT GAGCCGCTGCCCTCCACTTTGCTGAAAGTTTCCCTGCTGCTGTGGGAGTCCCCAGGACAAAGGGGGGTTGGGAGCACAGAGATCCCtccccaggaacaaagaggtgggggcccttcctcccccccccccgcccattgCAAGCTGGGGAGACTGGGCCAGGTAAAGGAAGGG GAAACAGATGTGGTCCTTGAAGTGGTCTTTTCTTCATCTGAGCTCCTTGGGCAGTCTTGGGTGGACAGAACACCATCGGTCAGTGACCATAGTATGCAAGACAAAGACAGCTACAAGGGTAAGGATGCAAGAGTCCAAATGTATTCCAGAGGCCCTGAAGACAGTGCTGAACTGTACACTTCTCAGGAGGACACTGCGGGGCCACCAGACTCGGGGCAATTGCACGCCAATGGCCAGGAGACGGAGGAGGTCATTGAGATCCAGGTGGTGAAGGTGAAGGGGGAACTGGCTGAAGCCGGAGACTGGCCGGTCTCTCCTATCTCTGCCAGCGGCAGTGGTGAGTTTCGTTGCGCCTTCTGCCTGGCAGCCTTCCGCTATGTCTCAGAGTTGATGTTTCACGAGCAAGCCCACATCGCTCAGAGTCGCCTCCGGTGCCAAGTCTGTGGCCGGAAGTTCCAGTGCACGTCCAACCTGAAGGACCACTACAACGTACATACAAGGGAGCGACCTTATCGTTGCAGACACTGTACCAGTGCCTTCACGCAGGCGTCATCGCTGGCCACCCATCTGCGCACCCACACTGGACAGCGGCCGTACCGGTGCGGAGCCTGTGGGAAGGTCTTCAAGGATGCCTCAAGTTTTGTGGAGCATCGAAAACTGCACAGCCAGGAAGAGATAAAGACAAGGAAGATATCGAAGGAGGCCTGTCCAGCAGAGAAGCCCCACATCTGCTCCTTCTGTAGAAAAGGCTTTAAGCGTTCTTCAGACTTGAGGGATCACGAACGGATCCACACTGGGGAGCGTCCATACCGATGCAGCACGTGTGGCAAGAGCTTTACCCAGTCCTCAGTGCTGACGGGCCACGTGCGGATCCACACCGGGGAGAAGCCCTTCCACTGTGACACGTGCGGCAAAACGTTCAACAACTGCTCCAACTTCAAGAAGCACCAACGCATTCACCTGTTCCAGAAGGTTCTATTGAACCAGAAAAtcaaggaagaaacagaggtggaggTTCCACAACAGAAGCAGCCCCTCCGTAGCAAAAACTACGGGTCACACCTAGTAGATGCCGCTTTTTCTTCTCTCAAGCGACAAGCTCCAAGTCCTAGTGGCACACTGCTGAATGGTGGTGATGGAACAGGGTTGAAGACACTTTCAACTCCAGGACACAGAGACATCGCTAGTTGTGACGTGGTCTCTGTGCCACACAATGGAGTGTTTCCCAAGTGGCTTGCAAGAGACAAAAGACATTATCAGGGAAGGAGACCAGCATGGAGATCCTGGGACACACCATTCTACAATGGCACTGGGTATCTAGAAGTTAAGGAAGATCTGCAGTGTGGTAACTCAGTGGAAGACTGGACGTATGCATCCATGGACATCTTAGGTCACCTTGGGCAACAGCCAAAAAGGCAAGAAAATGGCAGCGGTCCATATCCTCCTGTCCAACGTGGCCTAGTGGAGCAGAGTTATAGCCATGAAGATACAAACTGGCCTACAGCTAATAAGAGTTTTCAGTACACATCTGTCCAAAGAGAGCAAGCCAAATGCTGGGTTCAGGTTAAAGAAAAGATGATGTCCCATGTACAAGACACTTCCATAAGAGAAACCTCAAGCTGTCAGAACATTAAAAGAGTTTTATATCGCCTTCCTGGCAACCCAACGATTGGTGGTAAAGAAGGATCCATCAACACCTTGGAACAGAGCTGTAGCAGCCAAGAGAACCTGGTAGATGCCAAGAAAACCTACGCTATATCCAGAAATGTGCCAGAGGCGAGATCAGTGACCCAAAAGACTTTGGAGTGTTCAGAAGCCAGTAAGATCACAAGGAAACTGAAAGACCTTTTCATACCTCAGCCGAGTTGCACAGAGGGGAAACCCTACATCTGCTTTGTATGCTCCAAGCGCTTCAAGAGGGCGAGTGACTTGAAAGAGCACCTACGGGTCCACACGGGAGAGAGGCCCTTCCATTGTGGGGTGTGCGGTAAGAATTTCACCCAGTCTTCTGCTCTCTCCACCCACCAGCgcatccacacaggtgagaagccctTCCAGTGTGATGTGTGCCACAAAAGATTCAACGACTCCTCCAACTTCTCCAAACACAAGCGTGTCCACTCCGGCGAACGGCCACACCATTGTGTCTTCTGTGGCAAGATGTTCCAGGAGAAGCACCAGCTCAAACAACACCTGAGGTCCATCCATGAATCTGTTGGCTGA